A window of the Thalassospira indica genome harbors these coding sequences:
- a CDS encoding LysR family transcriptional regulator: MDKLASLKSFVRVVEEGSFASAARAIGQSRSQVNRAVAALEDDLGVQLLNRTTRKVSVTPSGQAFYQRAKAILSDLGDAEDSIREHRDHPSGDIRINAPMSFGTLHLGPALVDFARTYPDIRVELSLDDHFIDPVADGFDMTVRISRPTETLALIDHKIVPMRRVLCASPEFTRTHGEPDDIRDLARLPCLHYGNLPSGARWKMTGPDGPVAVQVNGVFCCNNAEVLRDAALAGLGIAELPTFIAGPELQTGRLVSVLCDYAPGPLSLYLLYPPSRQLAVRVRLLVEFIQDRFGDQPRWDLVQ, encoded by the coding sequence ATGGACAAGCTGGCCAGCCTCAAGAGTTTCGTGCGCGTGGTGGAAGAAGGAAGCTTTGCCTCTGCCGCGCGTGCGATCGGACAATCACGTTCGCAGGTCAACCGCGCGGTGGCGGCACTTGAAGACGATCTTGGCGTTCAGTTGCTGAACCGGACAACGCGCAAAGTGTCGGTCACGCCAAGCGGACAGGCCTTTTATCAGCGGGCGAAAGCCATTCTGTCCGATCTGGGGGACGCAGAAGACTCCATCCGCGAACATCGCGATCATCCTTCCGGGGATATTCGGATCAATGCGCCAATGTCTTTTGGCACATTGCATCTCGGGCCGGCATTGGTCGATTTTGCCCGGACCTATCCCGATATCCGGGTCGAACTGTCGCTTGATGATCACTTTATTGATCCGGTGGCAGACGGGTTTGACATGACGGTGCGTATCAGCCGCCCGACCGAAACCCTTGCCCTGATCGATCATAAAATCGTGCCGATGCGTCGCGTGCTGTGTGCGTCGCCCGAGTTTACTCGAACGCATGGGGAACCGGACGACATTCGTGATCTGGCGCGGTTGCCTTGTCTGCATTACGGCAATCTGCCGTCCGGAGCACGCTGGAAAATGACCGGTCCGGACGGGCCAGTGGCGGTACAGGTCAATGGCGTGTTTTGCTGCAACAACGCGGAAGTGTTGCGTGATGCGGCCCTTGCCGGGCTGGGTATTGCCGAATTACCGACATTTATTGCCGGGCCGGAATTGCAGACCGGGCGATTGGTCAGTGTCCTTTGCGATTATGCGCCGGGTCCTTTGTCCTTGTATCTTTTGTATCCGCCCAGCCGTCAGCTTGCTGTGCGTGTCAGGTTGCTGGTTGAATTCATCCAGGACCGCTTTGGCGATCAGCCGCGATGGGATCTGGTGCAATGA
- a CDS encoding CbiX/SirB N-terminal domain-containing protein codes for MPHFEMPTLMMVSHGNSGNGGDPAGDLARTIAPDWNGRVSHGYMRSRPSVSDQLEILKQTADANRLIVFPLFFSEGYLVFEELPAKLHEAGLGDAVILPPAINLPGFCEMIAAHVHASVRNRGWSLSETSVFLVPHGLKTLTDPLPETVRLADRLGRICVGAEICIGNIEGSPSLGDWRDIAAHRQAIIVPMLAGGGTHAREDLPELLDVKSDERVEVLAPIGQWPELPGLVLAEAERHVARFGGMAVPLGPSGQDLWAERAQRSA; via the coding sequence ATGCCACATTTCGAAATGCCGACACTCATGATGGTGTCCCATGGCAACAGCGGTAATGGCGGTGATCCGGCAGGGGACCTTGCGCGGACAATTGCACCTGACTGGAATGGCCGTGTCAGCCACGGTTACATGCGAAGCCGACCTTCTGTCAGCGACCAGCTAGAAATTCTAAAGCAAACGGCTGATGCCAATCGTCTGATTGTTTTCCCGCTATTCTTCAGTGAAGGCTATCTGGTGTTTGAAGAGCTGCCAGCCAAATTGCATGAGGCGGGGCTCGGCGATGCTGTCATCCTGCCACCGGCCATCAACCTTCCGGGTTTTTGTGAAATGATCGCTGCGCATGTTCATGCATCAGTACGAAATCGTGGCTGGAGCCTTTCTGAAACATCTGTCTTTCTTGTTCCGCACGGCTTGAAAACCCTGACCGATCCGCTTCCCGAAACAGTCCGGCTTGCGGATCGTCTGGGGCGGATTTGCGTTGGTGCGGAAATCTGCATTGGCAATATCGAAGGATCGCCATCGCTTGGCGATTGGCGCGACATCGCCGCCCACAGACAGGCGATTATTGTGCCTATGCTTGCCGGCGGCGGAACGCATGCGCGCGAAGATCTGCCTGAACTACTTGATGTTAAATCAGATGAACGTGTCGAGGTGCTGGCACCGATCGGTCAGTGGCCTGAACTGCCCGGTCTTGTTCTGGCAGAAGCCGAACGTCATGTAGCGCGTTTTGGCGGCATGGCAGTGCCCTTGGGGCCGAGTGGACAGGACCTTTGGGCGGAACGCGCACAGCGTTCTGCCTGA
- a CDS encoding LysR family transcriptional regulator, which yields MQKFDIVTIRLFVAIVRAGSINEAARREHIATSAVSRRIGELEAMLGVKLLRRLPRGVEPTEEGTIFARYGEKLLGDLNHLSNELRDFNAGEKGKIYLAAVTSAILTGLPSFLADFERDFPHITVDVRELTSRESAEAVREGRADLAILADNSPLGDLSHDVFCDDPIWVVTPKGHPLIPNADNPKPVKFSEAAKYDIISLHEGGVIDDLISEAASKIKLDMHPHIKVVRFGSLRQMIAAGLGIGFLRKSSVAGYIGHMNIAGAPIADDWAKRQLLIAHEGNANLTSAARLFRDYLLRKSAETQFKPVLG from the coding sequence ATGCAAAAGTTTGATATCGTGACCATCCGGCTTTTTGTCGCCATCGTGCGCGCCGGAAGCATCAATGAAGCCGCCCGGCGCGAACATATCGCGACTTCGGCAGTTTCGCGCCGCATTGGCGAACTTGAAGCCATGTTGGGCGTCAAGCTTTTGCGCCGTCTGCCACGCGGGGTCGAACCGACCGAAGAAGGCACGATCTTTGCCCGCTATGGCGAAAAGCTTCTGGGCGATCTGAACCATCTTTCCAACGAACTGCGCGATTTCAACGCCGGTGAAAAGGGCAAGATTTATCTTGCTGCGGTCACTTCGGCGATTTTGACCGGCCTGCCATCGTTCTTGGCCGATTTTGAACGCGATTTCCCCCACATCACAGTCGATGTCCGTGAACTGACGTCGCGCGAAAGTGCCGAGGCCGTCCGTGAAGGCCGCGCTGATCTGGCAATTCTGGCCGATAACAGCCCGCTTGGCGATCTGTCCCATGATGTGTTCTGTGATGATCCGATCTGGGTTGTAACCCCCAAGGGGCATCCGTTGATCCCCAATGCCGATAATCCAAAACCGGTGAAATTTTCCGAAGCGGCCAAATACGACATTATCTCACTGCATGAAGGCGGTGTGATTGATGATCTGATTTCCGAGGCCGCATCCAAAATCAAACTCGACATGCATCCGCATATCAAGGTCGTACGATTTGGCTCATTGCGACAAATGATTGCGGCGGGCCTTGGGATTGGGTTCCTGCGCAAAAGCTCGGTCGCGGGCTATATCGGGCATATGAACATCGCTGGCGCGCCGATTGCCGATGACTGGGCCAAACGCCAATTGCTGATTGCCCACGAAGGCAACGCCAATCTGACCAGTGCCGCGCGATTATTCCGCGATTATCTTCTGCGCAAATCGGCGGAAACACAGTTCAAACCGGTTTTGGGCTGA
- a CDS encoding PaaI family thioesterase: MTGTHDNLAYEQAHGSGLQDHLGYRLVEWAEDHAVVQLDVQNHHCNRAGILHGGVLTTLMDTASGYAVCFCPVPGNVRKSLTLSLTTNFLGMARDGLVRVVARKQGGGRKVVFTEATAFDADGNVIGTSTGTFKYHRGSEDPSGVPRDA, from the coding sequence ATGACCGGCACGCACGATAATCTGGCCTATGAACAGGCCCATGGCAGCGGATTGCAGGATCATCTTGGCTATCGCCTTGTCGAATGGGCCGAAGATCACGCGGTGGTCCAACTTGATGTGCAAAACCATCACTGCAACCGCGCTGGGATTCTGCATGGTGGCGTGCTGACAACCCTGATGGATACAGCGTCTGGCTATGCTGTATGTTTCTGTCCTGTGCCGGGTAATGTGCGCAAATCCCTGACCCTGTCATTGACCACCAATTTCCTTGGGATGGCGAGGGATGGTTTGGTCCGGGTTGTTGCCCGCAAGCAGGGCGGCGGACGCAAGGTGGTGTTTACCGAGGCAACTGCCTTTGACGCGGATGGCAATGTGATTGGCACATCAACGGGCACGTTCAAATATCACCGCGGTAGCGAGGATCCGAGCGGGGTTCCGCGTGATGCTTGA
- a CDS encoding GntR family transcriptional regulator → MESIVTMAKAEQTGSYSSYKGSEKLRPEEMIYHEMLDAILDRRLEPGMKLIEEDLAKTFGVSRARIRATFLQLAHDKLINLVPNRGAFVAEPTIDEAIEVFSARRMIEDGVARKVATSMTPERAEQIKAHLDREHDAHHRGDHRAAIILSGEFHLLLARLSGNLVIEEFLERLILRTSLIIAMYESPQPVDCSHTEHDQLLNALLSGDPDVAAAEMSRHLDAIRDRLQLQRPKPGKTDFASIFGRIPTSEAS, encoded by the coding sequence ATGGAAAGTATCGTCACGATGGCCAAGGCCGAACAGACCGGCAGCTATAGCAGCTATAAAGGCAGCGAAAAGCTGCGCCCGGAGGAAATGATCTATCATGAGATGCTCGACGCGATCCTGGATCGCCGTCTGGAGCCGGGCATGAAGCTCATCGAGGAAGATCTTGCCAAAACCTTCGGGGTCAGCCGTGCGCGCATCCGTGCAACTTTCCTGCAGCTCGCCCATGACAAGCTGATCAATCTGGTGCCCAATCGCGGCGCCTTTGTCGCTGAACCGACCATTGACGAAGCCATCGAAGTCTTTTCCGCGCGCCGCATGATCGAAGATGGCGTTGCGCGCAAGGTCGCCACCAGCATGACCCCGGAACGCGCCGAACAGATCAAGGCGCATCTGGATCGCGAACATGACGCCCATCATCGCGGGGATCATCGGGCTGCCATCATTTTATCGGGTGAATTCCACCTGTTGCTGGCACGGCTTAGCGGCAATCTGGTGATCGAGGAATTCCTTGAACGCCTGATCCTGCGCACGTCGCTGATTATTGCCATGTATGAAAGCCCGCAACCGGTCGATTGCTCCCACACGGAACATGACCAGCTGCTCAATGCCCTGCTTAGTGGCGATCCCGATGTCGCGGCGGCTGAAATGTCACGCCACCTTGATGCCATCCGCGATCGCCTGCAATTGCAGCGCCCCAAACCGGGCAAAACCGATTTTGCCAGCATCTTTGGCCGCATCCCGACCTCGGAAGCCAGCTAA
- a CDS encoding ABC transporter ATP-binding protein, which translates to MTGNGAIELIAVSKFYGSTQAVKSIDLQIPAGAYCCLIGPSGCGKSTTLRMIAGHEVISEGDLLIGDRNVTELPPVKRGTAMMFQNYALFPHMTCAENVAFGLKMQGVSPSDRKDRAKEMLARVHMEQFADRKPDQLSGGQQQRIALARSLITEPSVLLLDEPLSALDPFLRARMRDELRRLQQELGITFVHVTHAQDEALALSDMVVVMEDGIIRQKGTPHEIFNQPKSRFIANFMGGQNIFKGTVSESGPAGTLLARGPDSFFLPGFADGKAGEDIEFTIRTDLIGLDETPPEDSKNGQIPVEITTVEYLGLWVRIVATTADGKEITLMKTESEFRQAPVRRLDKFIAYWKPEHAHVLA; encoded by the coding sequence ATGACGGGCAACGGGGCCATTGAATTGATTGCTGTCAGTAAATTCTACGGCAGCACACAGGCAGTGAAATCGATTGATCTGCAAATTCCGGCAGGGGCGTATTGCTGTTTGATTGGTCCGTCGGGGTGCGGCAAGTCAACCACGCTGCGCATGATTGCCGGTCATGAAGTGATCAGCGAGGGTGATCTTCTGATCGGGGATCGCAATGTGACCGAACTGCCGCCGGTCAAACGCGGCACGGCAATGATGTTTCAGAATTACGCACTTTTCCCGCACATGACCTGTGCGGAGAACGTTGCCTTTGGCCTCAAGATGCAAGGTGTCTCCCCATCGGATCGTAAAGATCGGGCCAAAGAGATGTTGGCCCGGGTCCATATGGAGCAATTTGCAGATCGCAAGCCCGACCAGCTCTCTGGCGGGCAGCAGCAGCGTATTGCATTGGCGCGTTCGCTGATTACCGAGCCATCCGTGCTGTTGCTTGATGAGCCGCTTTCGGCCCTTGATCCGTTCCTGCGGGCGCGCATGCGTGATGAATTGCGCCGCCTTCAGCAGGAACTGGGCATTACATTCGTTCACGTCACCCACGCCCAGGATGAGGCATTGGCCCTTTCGGATATGGTGGTCGTGATGGAAGACGGGATTATTCGCCAGAAAGGCACCCCGCACGAAATCTTCAACCAGCCCAAATCGCGCTTCATCGCAAACTTCATGGGCGGTCAGAACATCTTCAAAGGCACCGTTTCGGAATCCGGTCCGGCAGGCACGTTGCTTGCGCGCGGTCCGGACAGTTTCTTCCTGCCCGGATTTGCCGATGGCAAGGCGGGCGAGGACATCGAATTCACCATTCGTACCGACCTGATCGGTCTGGACGAAACGCCACCAGAAGACAGCAAGAACGGTCAGATCCCTGTCGAAATTACCACGGTCGAATATCTCGGCCTGTGGGTCCGGATTGTCGCAACGACAGCCGACGGCAAGGAAATAACCCTAATGAAGACCGAAAGCGAATTTCGGCAGGCACCGGTCAGGCGACTGGACAAATTCATCGCCTATTGGAAGCCGGAACATGCCCATGTTCTGGCCTGA
- a CDS encoding ABC transporter substrate-binding protein, translating to MTIEKKISKKTIETETGVSRRGFVKGAAVVTGAAIGSGAFTGFPTIWAQNIKDVTLRQFGTGVSNINAVADKVKEDLGFTLQMTALDSDAVAQRAVTQPNSFDIADIEYWICKKVFPAGTMQPMDTTKLKNYQYISKLFIDGKLTPDSEIAQGTAPHTVGFVEGADSVEFASAPTQWMTLIPTIYNADTLGIRPDLIDREITSWADLLDPAFKGKASILNIPSIGIMDAAMVCEAMGEVTYGDKGNMTQEEIDKTIAVMIDAKKAGQFRAFWKSFDESVNLMASGEVVIQSMWSPAVAAVRSKGIACKYQPLKEGYRAWGGGIGLAKHLSGLELEAAYEYIDWYLSGWVGAYLNRQGYYSAAPETAKKFMSEDEWGFWMEGKAAEGDILSPEGKVMEKAGAVRDGGSYEERMGSVACWNSVMDENKHMVRKWNEFIAA from the coding sequence ATGACGATCGAAAAGAAAATTTCGAAGAAAACAATCGAGACGGAAACCGGCGTTTCACGCCGTGGCTTCGTTAAGGGTGCAGCGGTTGTAACCGGTGCGGCTATCGGTTCGGGTGCCTTCACCGGCTTCCCGACCATCTGGGCGCAGAATATCAAGGACGTTACCCTGCGTCAGTTCGGTACTGGTGTTTCGAACATCAACGCCGTTGCGGACAAGGTCAAAGAAGATCTTGGCTTTACCCTGCAGATGACTGCCCTTGATTCGGATGCGGTTGCCCAACGCGCCGTGACCCAGCCGAACTCGTTTGATATTGCCGATATCGAATACTGGATCTGTAAGAAGGTCTTCCCGGCCGGCACCATGCAGCCGATGGATACCACCAAGCTGAAAAACTATCAGTACATCTCCAAGCTGTTCATTGATGGCAAACTGACCCCGGATTCAGAAATCGCGCAAGGTACAGCGCCGCATACGGTTGGCTTCGTTGAAGGTGCCGACAGTGTCGAGTTTGCATCTGCACCGACCCAGTGGATGACCCTGATCCCGACCATTTATAACGCAGATACCCTTGGTATTCGCCCCGACCTGATTGATCGCGAAATCACCAGCTGGGCCGATCTGCTTGATCCGGCATTCAAGGGCAAGGCATCGATCCTGAACATTCCGTCGATTGGTATCATGGATGCGGCGATGGTGTGCGAAGCCATGGGCGAAGTCACCTATGGCGATAAGGGCAACATGACCCAGGAAGAAATCGACAAGACCATCGCGGTCATGATCGATGCCAAGAAAGCCGGTCAGTTCCGCGCCTTCTGGAAGAGCTTCGATGAGTCGGTCAACCTGATGGCATCTGGCGAAGTTGTTATTCAGTCCATGTGGTCGCCGGCCGTTGCCGCGGTCCGTTCCAAAGGCATCGCCTGCAAATACCAGCCGCTTAAGGAAGGGTATCGTGCATGGGGCGGCGGCATCGGTCTTGCCAAGCACCTTTCGGGTCTCGAGCTTGAAGCAGCGTACGAATATATCGACTGGTACCTGTCGGGCTGGGTTGGTGCGTATCTTAACCGTCAGGGTTACTACAGCGCAGCACCGGAAACCGCGAAGAAGTTCATGTCCGAAGACGAGTGGGGCTTCTGGATGGAAGGCAAAGCCGCCGAGGGCGACATCCTTTCCCCGGAAGGCAAGGTCATGGAAAAAGCTGGTGCGGTTCGCGATGGCGGTTCCTACGAAGAGCGTATGGGCTCGGTCGCGTGCTGGAACTCCGTCATGGACGAGAACAAGCACATGGTCCGCAAGTGGAACGAATTCATCGCAGCATAA
- a CDS encoding ABC transporter permease, which yields MASDTSKRSSYFLISPMALIFAVFLVIPLLTIVVVSFWDYDEYRILPDFILENYKYLLGSAVTWSIYLNTLKYAVLTWVFTLLIGFTVAYFLAFHVRSLTWQIVLFMLCTIPFWTSNIIRMISWIPFLGRNGLLNSALINLGIVDQPLEFLLFSDFAVVLADVHLYTLFMVVPIFNSMMRIDRSLIEAARDAGASGFETLKSVIVPLSKPGIAIGSIFVITVVMGDFITVRLMSGGQSASVGLQISNEIGLLQYPAAAASAVVLLITVLLIVTALLRLVDIRKEL from the coding sequence ATGGCTTCTGATACGTCAAAAAGATCGTCCTATTTCCTGATCTCGCCGATGGCGCTGATCTTTGCGGTGTTTCTTGTCATCCCGCTTCTGACCATTGTTGTGGTCAGTTTCTGGGATTATGACGAATATCGCATCCTGCCGGACTTCATTTTAGAGAACTACAAGTACCTGCTCGGCTCCGCGGTCACCTGGAGCATCTATCTCAACACCCTGAAATACGCCGTTCTGACCTGGGTCTTTACCCTGCTGATCGGGTTTACGGTGGCCTATTTCCTGGCGTTTCATGTGCGCAGTCTGACCTGGCAGATCGTTTTGTTCATGCTGTGCACCATTCCGTTCTGGACGTCGAACATCATTCGCATGATTTCGTGGATCCCTTTCCTTGGGCGTAACGGGCTTTTGAACTCTGCCCTGATCAATCTCGGGATTGTCGATCAGCCGCTTGAATTCCTTCTGTTTTCCGATTTCGCAGTCGTGTTGGCAGATGTCCACCTTTACACCCTGTTCATGGTGGTGCCGATCTTCAATTCCATGATGCGCATCGACCGGTCCTTGATCGAGGCGGCGCGTGATGCCGGGGCCAGCGGGTTCGAGACGTTGAAATCCGTCATCGTTCCGCTGTCCAAACCGGGCATAGCCATCGGGTCGATCTTTGTCATCACGGTGGTGATGGGCGATTTCATCACGGTCCGTTTGATGAGTGGCGGACAGAGTGCCTCGGTCGGTTTGCAGATTTCCAATGAAATCGGACTTCTGCAGTATCCGGCGGCAGCCGCCAGTGCGGTGGTGTTGCTGATCACGGTTTTGCTGATCGTGACCGCGTTGTTGCGTCTTGTTGATATCCGCAAGGAGCTGTGA
- a CDS encoding ABC transporter permease yields MALLTKTRERRPTSFYFLAAFFALFVLFLYGPMLTIFILSFQGENGGLTFPMNGFSFHWFGNLFEQQAVGDFGGSFSRSLKLGLIVMVVTVVVSFMAGLAFRKRFRGDSVIFYLAIASLIVPSILISLGIGLLFNIVEWQPQWFTSALGAHLTWTFPFGLLIMFAVFNRFDPSYEEAARDLGASNWQTIQYVVLPMVGPSLIGVAMFSFTLSYDEFARTLMTAGALNTLPLEIYGMTTNVTTPVLYALGTVTTGFSFLVIALALGTVAIMRRRKGQKA; encoded by the coding sequence ATGGCATTACTCACCAAAACCCGTGAACGCCGTCCAACCAGCTTTTATTTCCTTGCGGCATTTTTTGCGCTGTTCGTGCTGTTTCTTTATGGCCCGATGCTGACGATCTTCATTCTGTCCTTCCAGGGGGAGAATGGCGGTTTGACCTTCCCGATGAACGGGTTCTCGTTCCACTGGTTTGGCAATCTGTTTGAACAACAGGCCGTGGGTGATTTTGGTGGATCGTTCAGCAGATCGCTTAAACTTGGCCTGATTGTCATGGTGGTCACGGTTGTCGTGTCCTTCATGGCCGGTCTTGCATTCCGCAAGCGGTTCCGGGGCGACAGCGTGATTTTTTATCTGGCGATTGCCAGCCTGATTGTGCCGTCGATCCTGATTTCGCTGGGCATCGGTTTGCTGTTCAATATCGTTGAATGGCAGCCGCAATGGTTTACCTCGGCCCTTGGTGCGCATCTGACATGGACGTTCCCGTTCGGTCTTCTGATCATGTTTGCGGTGTTTAACCGGTTTGATCCGTCTTATGAGGAAGCCGCGCGCGATCTGGGCGCAAGCAACTGGCAAACCATTCAATATGTTGTTTTGCCAATGGTGGGGCCAAGCCTGATCGGGGTTGCGATGTTCTCGTTCACCCTGTCCTACGACGAATTTGCCCGCACCTTGATGACGGCTGGCGCGCTCAATACCCTGCCGCTTGAGATCTATGGCATGACAACCAACGTCACCACGCCGGTGCTTTATGCACTGGGCACGGTGACCACCGGGTTCTCGTTCCTGGTGATTGCACTGGCATTGGGCACTGTTGCCATCATGCGCCGTCGCAAAGGACAAAAAGCATGA
- a CDS encoding aspartate/glutamate racemase family protein yields MSRIAVINPNLSTGFTKKVGEQARRIVGPTTQVLALNPTFGPDSIEGYYDEAFASVGLLSVIRELEAAPEQESDPIGGYVVACFDDTGVDAARCLTGAPVLGLCEAALHMAAAVSSRFAIVTPMPVSVRPLEHLVSKYGASSQCVVRAAGVRTLDFEGANAKAAYTALKKQAEICLADDYAEAIVLGCAGMTDIADRLTEELGVPVIDGVSAAVKMIEAMAFLGLRTSKVGAYAKPPLKAYHGMFADFAPQG; encoded by the coding sequence ATGAGCCGCATTGCCGTCATTAACCCCAACTTGTCGACCGGCTTTACCAAAAAGGTGGGTGAACAGGCGCGAAGGATTGTTGGGCCGACAACACAGGTTTTAGCGCTCAACCCGACTTTCGGGCCGGATAGTATTGAGGGCTATTACGATGAGGCCTTTGCCAGTGTCGGGTTGCTTTCGGTTATTCGCGAACTTGAGGCTGCACCCGAACAGGAATCTGATCCAATCGGCGGCTATGTGGTTGCGTGCTTTGATGATACCGGGGTGGATGCCGCGCGCTGCCTGACCGGTGCGCCGGTGCTGGGGCTATGCGAGGCGGCATTGCATATGGCGGCCGCCGTGTCATCGCGCTTTGCGATTGTCACCCCGATGCCGGTTTCGGTCCGGCCGCTTGAACATCTGGTGTCGAAATACGGGGCATCATCGCAATGTGTCGTCCGGGCTGCCGGTGTGCGGACGCTGGATTTCGAAGGGGCCAATGCCAAGGCGGCATATACTGCGCTTAAAAAGCAGGCGGAGATTTGCCTTGCTGATGATTATGCCGAGGCGATTGTTCTGGGCTGTGCGGGAATGACCGATATCGCTGATCGCCTGACCGAGGAGCTTGGCGTGCCGGTGATTGACGGGGTCAGTGCCGCGGTTAAGATGATCGAGGCCATGGCGTTTCTGGGGCTTCGTACCAGCAAGGTCGGTGCCTATGCCAAGCCGCCGCTTAAGGCGTACCACGGCATGTTTGCGGACTTTGCGCCGCAGGGCTGA
- a CDS encoding FadR/GntR family transcriptional regulator → MTEFATQALAEKLKTGFAQGDFVKDGRVIAERTLAEQLDVGRRALRKALDQLETEGLIWRRQGQGTFVGTPPTPRLRKLEGLATKTSPFEIMEVRQEIEPSMARFAALRASQGDIDAMRSMVEKAARATTQAEYEKWDAAFHQRLAESVKNTLFLAVFEAVNAVRREAAWARLRESSHSDTLIEELSAQHRDIINAIEQRDPKRAEDAMRRHLSEVEHALKQT, encoded by the coding sequence ATGACTGAATTCGCGACCCAGGCGCTGGCAGAAAAGCTCAAGACCGGCTTTGCACAGGGGGACTTTGTGAAGGACGGGCGTGTGATCGCCGAACGCACCCTTGCCGAACAGCTTGATGTCGGTCGCCGCGCCCTTCGCAAGGCGCTCGATCAACTTGAAACCGAAGGCCTGATCTGGCGTCGTCAGGGTCAGGGTACCTTTGTTGGCACCCCGCCGACCCCGCGCCTGCGCAAGCTTGAAGGACTGGCCACCAAAACCAGCCCGTTTGAAATCATGGAAGTCCGTCAGGAAATCGAACCATCGATGGCCCGGTTCGCTGCCCTTCGCGCCTCACAAGGCGATATCGACGCCATGCGCAGCATGGTCGAAAAGGCCGCCCGTGCGACCACACAGGCCGAATACGAAAAATGGGATGCCGCCTTTCATCAGCGCCTGGCCGAATCGGTCAAGAATACGCTGTTTCTGGCGGTGTTTGAGGCCGTCAATGCGGTCCGCCGCGAAGCGGCATGGGCACGCCTGCGTGAAAGCAGCCATTCAGACACATTAATCGAAGAACTCAGCGCCCAGCATCGCGATATCATCAACGCGATCGAACAGCGCGACCCCAAACGCGCCGAAGACGCCATGCGCCGCCACCTGTCCGAGGTGGAACACGCACTCAAACAAACCTGA